The DNA window TGACCCCTTCCTGAATAAATAAAGCTGGTTAATGGTTGCTGAGCAAGACATTTTCTTCGACTGTTCGGGCACTTATAAGTTGCCCCTACTTCTGTATATAACACCTcactcatgctcctgtaagtgaccctaaTTAAGCCTACTGGTTCACCAAGCTAGATTTAAATGGAATCATTTCTCTGACCTGCCATGGGTGCCATATCCTGGATGGgcagatgtttgtttgtttccttaggAAAAGTATACATAACAATGTTGACATTTCTGCTCCAGGTACCACCATGAACCATTTACTAAGTTGTTTAGTGATAGCAAACAGGAGTTATGTCCCTTTTATCAGTGTCTTTCTAGCAGGTAAACAATGGATGTTTGTCCATAGTGCCTAAAGGAGTGGGCCCCACACAAAGGCCCCAGTTTTCCTTTAAACCACACAGGGTTTTGATGCATAGCCTCTAGATATCCAAAGCTGACATTGCAGACCTGGGTCCCTGGGACAAGGGAACAGCATGTTTAGAGCCAAGATTTGACTCTGTCTTCTCAGTTCTGGCCTTGTAGTTTTGAGGGTTTTGGGGATGTATGAGGAGAGGTCATTGGAACAGACATTCCAAAGACCATGTCAGAACCTGCCCCTGCTGTCATTCTCCTCAGAGGAGTTTGTCATTCTCTGTATATAACTGTGACCTTCAGACACCACCTCACACTGGGGGAAAGTCTGTCCCCCAATATTCTCATCCTCCAGGCTCACATGGGGACATCACTCACCTCATCTGCAgggaatagaagaaaaagacttgTATATCTTCTGTGCCTTTGATTCCATCCCCCCAGAGGGCACAGTACCATGCATAATAGGATTTTAAAGCAATTGATTCATTCTGAATTTGGATCAGTCTTTGCTttctatataataaaataatagataaataagtgaaaataatttaattcaaAAGAAAACATATCTCCAGAGAGCTTCCATGTGTCCTCCCGCCTACATCCCTGGATCCAGAGGTATCATGGCTCTGACTATAGCCCTAGTGCTACAGCCAGGCAACTACCAAATGCAGAGCTGAACACACTTACTCCTAGCTTGGGAGTCATCCTCCTTGCTCCCTCATTCATCAGGAGACAAAGTCatgaaggagagacagaaaacCCATAAGCCAAGCTAATTCAGCTAGTTTAAGGAATGCTCAGGCAATGGACACAATAAACTTAAGACCAAAATAATACATTACAATGAAATCCATACCACATCGTATTGGGATGGTTGGTATTTAAGGAAAGCACAGAAACTAACAAAAGTTGACAAGAATGTGGAGAAATTAGGACCTGCACACTGGGGTAGGGCTGCGGATGCTGCTGATGGGTGGGAATGTGGATGATATTGCTGGGGGTGGCACTGTGAACGATGCTGCTGGGGGTGGGACTGTGAACGATGCTGCTGGGGTGGGACTGTGAACGATGCTGCTGGGGTGGGACTGTGGATGATGTCACCACTGTGGAAAGCAACAAAGAAGCATCTGTCTTAGCATATGATGTAGGAACTCCATTTCTTGATACCTACTCAAAAGAATTGAAGTCATACATTCAAAGAAGTATTTTATACCAGTGTTGGTTGGACCATTACTGACTGTAGCCAAATGATGGAAGCGACTCAAGTGCTTAGCCATTCATTGCTGAACAAATTAAAATGGTATCTACAGTCCACATAATATCATGCTGCCTCAATAGCTGTCAAATACTACAGCAAAGATGAACCTGGAGAACACTATGCTAAGCGAATAACGAAAGTACAAATACCATTTGAGTCTACCTGTGACACACGTAGTGTCAAATTTTAAAAGGTAGACAATGGAATGGTAGTGTTTAGAGGCTAAAGGGAAGTGGGAAATGAGGTATTGAGTGTTTGTCCTGCAGGATGGATGAATTGTGGTGATGGTAATACAACAATGCAAGTATAATTAATCCCATTACATGCTCTGACATGGCTGTGttaatacattttgttttatgtattttcatcATGGTTTAAAAAGACACCATCTCAGCAAGCTGGCATCAAATAAAGAGCAGACATTACACAGGACTCAAACTGTGGACATAtccagtttttattattatgcatCCTCCTCTTGCCCCAGTTCCTAGTTTCCCAACAGGACAGAACATGGCTCAAGTTGCCAACCACAACCTTGATCAACTATTACCTGACCTAAGATAGGCACAGAGATTTAAGGATATACTGACCCTACTTAGATGAAGGTTTGCAATGTAGTTGGGCAGAAAAGGCAGTAACTGCAAAGACAAATTAATTCAGGAGTGCTGCCGAACTCTTGCTAAATGGATGGTGTTATGGGcaatgaattctaggaagtcagAATAGGCTCTTATgggtgggaacagacaacaacaacaacgaaagtCTTCAAGGAAGAGGTATTGAAAGACATGTACAATTTTGGATCCTGGGAAATAGGTGAGAAATTGTTCAAACCAAGGGAGCCTCTGCTGAGGCAAGAGCATCTGGAGAATGTCAGGAGGAACACCCAAGGAGTGCCCTGGTGGCCAAGCTGGTCTAGTTAGAATTAAAGCTGAGTGCACGGGAGGAGTGAGACATAAGGCTGGAATGATGTCTGAGACTCAGGTGTGGAACCTGAGATGACATACAAGAAGTTTGGATAACAGCTTTGAAGCAGAGAGCACCTCGATGTCTGTGGAGAGATGTCAACCAGATGAGACAGGAAAATATTCTAAAGAACCTGAGGCAGGGGcatttgagctacattttgtttaaaaataagcgCCCTTTGCTCCTGCATAAGCCCCACCTTTCACTCCACTATGGGTGTTTCCTTGGTCTCCACAGCCACCTAGATCCTGTGGCCCTGGGAAAACATCATCAGGTCTACAGTTGCTGTTACTCTCTTGCCCCTGATTGTAGCTATATGGGCTCGGGCCTTCAGTATCCAGGCGGCATGGGTTAGATTCATGACAACCTAGTTCTTGGTGGTGGGGAACTGGATTAGGGCCTGAGCAGGGACTGGGACAGCGAAGGGGCTCCCCACAAGGCTCTGGGCTGGAGCAGCGTGCAGGATGTGGCATTGGCTCTGGATATGGACGGGGCTGTGGGCACGGACGTGGTTCTGGATTCTCACAGCGAACCGGGCGTGGGCGTGGCACTGGACGTGGTGCTGGACGTGGTGCTGGTTGAGGAGCTGAACATGGTTCTGGATACAAACACGGTTCTGAAAATCGCCGCAGAGGAGGACATGGGCGGGGTTCTGGACTTGGGCATGGCTCTGGACGTGGACATGGTCGTGGTGCAGGAACTGGGCACCGCTGCCATGTTGGTTCTGGAGACCGGTCACGACGCTGTGGCTCTGGACATGGACGTGGTGCAGGAACTGGGCACCGCTGCCATGATGGTTCTGGAGACCAGTCACGACGCTGTGGCCCACAAGACCTTGGGAATGGCTGTGACTCTGCACGTGGCCTCAGATCCGGGCAGGAGACACCCCAAGAGGGCTGCCGGCCACAGCTCTGGGATCTTCCTCTGATGGGAGGAATCTGCACAGGACACCTCTGCGGGGGAACCTGCCTGGGGCAGCAAGGTGATGAAATCTCTACCCTGCACTTGGGTCCACATCTTTGAGAACAACCTGAAGGGCGGCCCCGAGGAGGACAGTGGCTACCATAGATGGGCTCTGAGCGGCGGGGTGGGGTGCAATAGTTGTAGGAGCCTGAAGAACATCGGGATGGCAGGCAGCTGCTGTAATATGGCTCAGAACGCCTTGGTGGAGAGCAGCTTCGATAAGTAGGCTGCAGCTGACGAGGAGGGAGGCATCGGCTGGTGCTCTGAGACCGACGCTGCTGTGATGTGAAGCTGCCATAGGAGCCCTGGGCCTGGCATTGAGGTGCACAGGTGCTAAACGAAGCCCCAGACCGTCGCTGGGAAGAGCAGTTGCTGTAGGATGCTCGAGACTGGAATTGGGAGGCACAGCTACCATAGGAAGCCTGTGACTGGCGCTGGGGGCCACAGCTGGTGTAGGAGGGCCCGGACTGGAATTGGGGTACACAGCGACTGTTGGAAGcctgggtctgaggctgtggacCACAGTTGCTGTAAGAACCCCGTGACTGTGATTGAGAGGTGCAGCTACCGTAGGAGCCCTGATACTGGCACTGACTGGAGAAACTTCCCTGACCTTGGCCCACTGAGGGACATTCTACATAGGTGTGGATAGGTCGAGGAGCTGGAGCAGGCACATAGGTCGGAACCGGATATTCCACATAACTAGTTTCTGTATAATACACGGGGGCACATTCTACATAGTAGGTCTGAAGAGGTTGTGGTACTTGCACATAGGAAACCTGAGACTGGCATGGAGCCTGGCATTGAACACAGGAAACCTGAGTCTGGCAGGGAGCCTGGCACTTAACTTCAGTGGCCTTAGACTGGCATTTCACCTGGGTGGCCTTTGATTGGCATGGAGCCTGACATTTAACCTTGGTGGTCTTAGTTGAGCATGGAGCCTGACTCTTCACTTCAGTTGTACTGGACTGGCACGGAGTCTGGGAAACTTGAACTGGACATGGTGCAGCATATTCCAGAACTTGCATCTCACATGGAGCTTGGACCAACACCTGGTTGTTGGCATAGGGAAACTGTGAGGGACCAAAGGCGGAACCCTTGACACAGCACTGGGGTACCGGCACACAACACTGAATCTGCTGCTGGTCACACATGGTCCTGATGCAGGTGGGTGAGCAAGACCTGAGGGTAGAGAAACCAGGGTcaagaggctggagagttggGAGGGAGGAGCTAGGATCTAGAGCCAGGAGTCTGGCGTCTTCTCTGGCTTGTCTTCATATGGCCTCAACCTTCACCCAAGAATCCTTACTGATACCGACTTAGCTGGAGCCGGTGCTAGTCACCATTGTCTATGAGACCTGCCCTGGATTCTGGACCGCTGGATATAAAGGTAGGCATACCAATTTCCGCCACCAGAGAGCGCTGATGACAAGCAGATTCTCCACACTTAAAAAGTCTGGTGGTGGAAATAGTCCTACAGGCAGAACAGGTAACAGCTTGCTTACAATGCATAGCCCCAAATGAGGCTTCCACACCCATGGAAGCCTGGGTTTCCCCACAcatgtataaaaacaaaaacacaggcatCATCTAGATTCACATTACATCAGAGTCCACTGAAAAGCAAAGGATTCAGACAGATTCCAGACCTCTCGGGCCCAGAGTTTAATATTTGCTGCCTTGCATTCAATCTTTTTTAGGTGAGTTCATTTAAATAGACCCTCATAGAAATATGCAAATCCATTTATGCTACCCTCACAGAAATATGCAAATCCATTTATGCGTCATATATAAAACACACTAGCCTTGGGATCAACATGAGCACTTGCCCAGGCAGGTTGCTGTTATTAGTCATCTGGCGGGTAACAGCCAGCTGGCTTCGAAAAGATTTTCTCCTCAGACCCTCTGAGATACAGGATAGAGTTAATTAAGCTGAGGTAACCCAGAGACTGCCAGATCCTTTGTCACATTCAAGGCTTTGTGTAAGGACATTGAGGCAGACTTATGGATCTACATAGCAAGGTCATAACAGCAACACCTAAAACATTCAGGCATACATTCCTATGTTACCCTTAgctaacaagaaaaaaacatcaGCTCCCACTCATTTGTTCTCCCCAGAGCCACCTGTCTGTGTTCCTGCAACCCGGTGACCAGCACAGCATAAGACTAACTTGGCAGTTGACTCATATAACATAGCACCTCTCACAATCTCCCAAAATACCAGAAATGCTTCCATTGGAAGACAGAGCTAGACATTTTCCTTTTGTAGCAAGTGTCTAAGTGCTGGGAGCCATTCCCCGgtggtggatgggtcctgcagaggatgtaaggGCTCAGcgggagaaggaagtgagccaggccgccattccattcagatatggctgtgccatctAAGTTTATGTTCCCTGGAGAGGGTGATCCATCCTCATTTGTCTTtactcacacaaaataaataactaaggTATCTTCTCCACAAAAGAAAATGGTACCTGGAGAAGAAACCAGGACTGTCAAAGATAAGTACACTTTACAGCCCATCTCTCCTCATAAATTCTACATGATTTATACTTCTTATGCAGTTTTTCTCCTCAGGCTGATGTACCTCAGTCCCAGCTTCTCCTTTAGTCATGCCTCATTCTTCTGAGTCTGAGAACCCCCTGAATATCACCCCCAGCATAATCCCAGGACCCAGCTTCCAGACTCACCCTCCTCAGCAGGCACAAAGTCATCCAGGCTAAGACATCTGGGCAGAGGACTGTGTTTATATAAAGAGTCGTGGGTCTGGCTCAGACCATGAGACAGCTGGTTGGCATCTGCCCAAGGTAACATTCCACCAGCCAATTCCCTCCCCGTGCGCTGTCCATCTAGTCACCTACAGAGCTGGGAGTGTCTTGCCTTAGTGCTAAAGCTTCCAGGCTATGAAGAAGCTGGttattgttttcttcctcctcctttaccCTGTCAATTTCCTCTCCATCCCAGCAGGACCCAATGGTGAAGGTGGTGAGAAAACGTGGAGGTATCATCTCTCCTGGAAAATGATTCCATGTTTTACCTTCTCCTTGCCTCAGATTCTCACAAGATAGAGGAAACCACAGAAGCATCCCTTAACTTAAAGCAATCAAGTCTAAAATCTAAACTCAAGTCAACCTTAGAATGACAAAAAGGTAGAGTCAGAGCTGGATCTAGTGTCTCCTGTTGATGACTTACAGCTTGGGGACCTTAATAACTGAACTATATATTAATTTACTCTTctgtaaaatgtataaaattcaaTCTCCATTCTACAGTTGTCATAGAGACTACAGCAAATTCTTTCATATGAAACCATCTTATCAAGAATGATCTTCAAATTATCCAACACCCTCTCAAGAGTAAGCATGCCACAGGCAACAGATGCAGCTGGGTCAGTGGGTATCTGCTCCAACCCAGTGTGAAGCTGAGGAGAGAGGCTGCTGCACAGCGGGTGATTGGAGGATGCTGTAGAGCAGCCTTACAAAGCAGTGTAAGCCACTTAATGTGATGGAGTAGCCTTTGGGGACAGCACAGTTCAGAACAGAATAAACAAGGTGGTCCCCTGAGCCACATGAACACAAGTTGAGTATCTTCTATGTTTCTCTGCATCTTGTTAAAAGTAGTaactaatatttataaataaagagACTTTAGTTAAGATTCGGGATCtccaggttttctttttaaaattcagtctgtCTTAGGAAGCCTGCCTCTCATCAGCCTGACAACAGCTAGCTACCTTCCATAAATAGGGCATACAATTTCCTATTTTACAAAGCTTTGTCATTCTTCATTCTATATATACAATGCAATCTAAAGTACAGATCTCCTTATATTATTTTGCTTGTGTTCTTTTTATGGTTAAAAAGAAAGCAACcattgggctagagagatgttcagtggttaatagcacttgctCTGCAATCCTAAGGACCAGCATTCAGATCCCAGCAGTCACCTAATAACCTTGCAGGCATCCCCTGCATTAGCCCATAACTCCAGCTTTTGGGTGAACCAagccaggaggatccctggggcagacatgctggcttccagcctagccCAGCtgtgaagacccaggttcaagaAGAGACTTTGCCTTAGAAGAACATGTGATAAGTAATGGAAGAGTACACCAGACATCATCTTCCGGCCTTCCCATGCAGGTCTAGACTtaagcacccacatacacacatctataaATACTCACATAGACACCCCCttgtacacataaataagtaaTGGGTGGGAAGGAAGAGTAAATATGAAAGGTCTTGAGATTATTGTGTGAATgaattaaacaagaaaatgaacataaaatactTACTACAGTCATTTCACTCTCTgtgcttcattttcttcatgaaaTGATGGGAATGATAACACCTTAGAGGCTCTCCTTGGGACAAAAGTTCTTAGTGACCTACAGTGCACATGCCAATCACGTCTCTGAAGTCCCTCCCAAGATGAAGTCCACCCAGTTCACTAGGACTTCAGAGTCTTTGCTCTCATTCCCATCACTCTTTCCAAAGGGCACCTAGACTTCAGTAGGATTATAGACTTTCAGAATGTCATAGCAACCAAAATCTTCAAAAGTTTCCAGGTCCTACCCTGCCCTTCTATAGATGAGGACCCTAAAGCCCAGGCAGAGGAAATCTTTCTGGGTTCTATATGCTAATGACTGCCGTGGAGAGATGAAATCCTAGGTAGATCCAGTACAAGGCCAGTGATCTTTCTGCTGTGAGTTATTTCTCTAATCACATACTTTAGCCAAGGTTCCCTTAACTTGGATAATCATATGAGTAGCCTGGAAAATAGCAAAGAAGGAAAACTGAGAATACCCCAGGATGTGAACTGTTGAATACTAATATCTGTCCCCTCCATCCAACTTTTTGTGGAATCtgtaattttgaagaaaaatacagCTCTGATGTTCCTGTTTGTCTGTATCCTGACTTAAGGTGAATCTGTTAAAAGATTCATGATGGATGAGTAGAAGATTGGGCAAGAATTTAGACTTGTCTCGCATATCTCAGATCACTAGAGAATGAGCTGATAAACAAGAGGAACACTATAAGCTTTGTGACTTCTTGGAACTTACAGTGAGAAGTGGAGGGAAAATGGTGGTGGGGAAAGCTATAATTTAGAGTTAGACATATGGTTTTCAATAATATAGTTTTATATACTAGTAATTGACTAAAAGAAAAACGTTAAACTCCTGACATTCTCCCTCCTGCTATGTATATCCTAGAAATTAGAAATTGCCATTGCTGAGGCCAGGGAATGGCTCACTCTGTAACATGCTTCCCACACAAGCAATAAGATCAGAGTTCTGATTCCCAACATTCTCATATCAAAAGCCTAGCATTGTTGTTTGATTCTTTCATCTCAACAGTAGGAAGGCAAAGATAGGATACTCCTGAGGTTTGTAGGACAAACAGCCTGGCTTAAGTGATGAGCTCCAGGgtgag is part of the Peromyscus eremicus chromosome 6, PerEre_H2_v1, whole genome shotgun sequence genome and encodes:
- the Kprp gene encoding keratinocyte proline-rich protein isoform X2; amino-acid sequence: MCDQQQIQCCVPVPQCCVKGSAFGPSQFPYANNQVLVQAPCEMQVLEYAAPCPVQVSQTPCQSSTTEVKSQAPCSTKTTKVKCQAPCQSKATQVKCQSKATEVKCQAPCQTQVSCVQCQAPCQSQVSYVQVPQPLQTYYVECAPVYYTETSYVEYPVPTYVPAPAPRPIHTYVECPSVGQGQGSFSSQCQYQGSYGSCTSQSHCGPQRQSQASYGSCASQFQSRASYSNCSSQRRSGASFSTCAPQCQAQGSYGSFTSQQRRSQSTSRCLPPRQLQPTYRSCSPPRRSEPYYSSCLPSRCSSGSYNYCTPPRRSEPIYGSHCPPRGRPSGCSQRCGPKCRVEISSPCCPRQVPPQRCPVQIPPIRGRSQSCGRQPSWGVSCPDLRPRAESQPFPRSCGPQQPQRRDRSPEPTWQRCPVPAPRPCPRPEPCPSPEPRPCPPLRRFSEPCLYPEPCSAPQPAPRPAPRPVPRPRPVRCENPEPRPCPQPRPYPEPMPHPARCSSPEPCGEPLRCPSPCSGPNPVPHHQELGCHESNPCRLDTEGPSPYSYNQGQESNSNCRPDDVFPGPQDLGGCGDQGNTHSGVKGGAYAGAKGAYF
- the Kprp gene encoding keratinocyte proline-rich protein isoform X1 encodes the protein MCDQQQIQCCVPVPQCCVKGSAFGPSQFPYANNQVLVQAPCEMQVLEYAAPCPVQVSQTPCQSSTTEVKSQAPCSTKTTKVKCQAPCQSKATQVKCQSKATEVKCQAPCQTQVSCVQCQAPCQSQVSYVQVPQPLQTYYVECAPVYYTETSYVEYPVPTYVPAPAPRPIHTYVECPSVGQGQGSFSSQCQYQGSYGSCTSQSQSRGSYSNCGPQPQTQASNSRCVPQFQSGPSYTSCGPQRQSQASYGSCASQFQSRASYSNCSSQRRSGASFSTCAPQCQAQGSYGSFTSQQRRSQSTSRCLPPRQLQPTYRSCSPPRRSEPYYSSCLPSRCSSGSYNYCTPPRRSEPIYGSHCPPRGRPSGCSQRCGPKCRVEISSPCCPRQVPPQRCPVQIPPIRGRSQSCGRQPSWGVSCPDLRPRAESQPFPRSCGPQRRDWSPEPSWQRCPVPAPRPCPEPQRRDRSPEPTWQRCPVPAPRPCPRPEPCPSPEPRPCPPLRRFSEPCLYPEPCSAPQPAPRPAPRPVPRPRPVRCENPEPRPCPQPRPYPEPMPHPARCSSPEPCGEPLRCPSPCSGPNPVPHHQELGCHESNPCRLDTEGPSPYSYNQGQESNSNCRPDDVFPGPQDLGGCGDQGNTHSGVKGGAYAGAKGAYF